Proteins from a genomic interval of Cheilinus undulatus linkage group 15, ASM1832078v1, whole genome shotgun sequence:
- the il1rl1 gene encoding interleukin-1 receptor-like 1 isoform X2: MRKMASFPLFLFVFMMINMSGCAGTAKPQCRNFYEDVPFHRPVGEAFFFLPYLLYPSTIIPDENITWYKNNSEEISNNEEERVHYHGGRLFFLNLKTEDSGFYVARHNKPLGKCNNYHFNLTVFNTSRTDNKVLFISAGGSGQNIKVPCPEVAKETCQIFKGKLIWEKDSKPVQDQHGDHLWVENAYESNKSIYTCICTWEHNKKEYITTGSRRLEAEATVVHKPPVILSPTHKEQFADKGQGIQLNCSGSCGTNVREYCKANWLIDGKPITQTDGYNLTTKIENPTGSTAGIAILTIKDVSAKDFQSEFTCIVEGLYNFVNSTLTLKQRESITPLIIGGLCVMLFCVLAAVLVKYFAIDLALFFRPYLPISRNNKDGRMFDAYVIYEMQNMDKATEDKLCLFVTKNLPAVLEEKCGYRLFIHGRDDIPGEDRLELVEDRMRQSRRLMVILTPGPESESSPALPENSVIGGFDWQVGLHHALVQREMSVILIQLGDTGSQGYSHLPPGLQHLIQKSAPLKWLEDLRGASAYNSRFWKRVRYLMPATPAKKYFPSAII; this comes from the exons AAAAATGGCTTCTTTTCCACTCTTCCTCTTCGTCTTCATGATGATAAACATGTCTGGATGTGCAG GGACAGCCAAGCCTCAGTGTAGGAACTTTTATGAGGATGTACCGTTCCATCGACCTGTAggtgaagcattttttttcctacCTTACCTTCTATATCCTAGCACTATTATCCCAGATGAAAATATCACATGGTACAAAAACAACTCAGAGGAAATCTCCAACAATGAGGAAGAGAGGGTGCACTACCATGGAGGGAGGCTCTTTTTCTTAAACCTTAAAACTGAGGACTCAGGCTTTTATGTTGCACG GCATAATAAACCAttaggaaagtgcaacaattaCCATTTTAATCTGACGGTCTTCAACACAAGCCGCACCGACAATAAAGTTCTCTTTATATCAGCTGGAGGATCTGGACAAAATATAAAGGTCCCCTGTCCAGAGGTCGCCAAAGAGACATGTCAAATATTCAAAGGAAAACTCATCTGGGAGAAG GACTCCAAACCTGTCCAAGATCAACACGGGGATCACCTGTGGGTTGAAAATGCGTATGAAAGTAACAAAAGCATCTACACCTGTATTTGCACCTGGGAACACAACAAGAAGGAGTACATAACCACTGGCTCCAGGAGGCTAGAAGCTGAAG CCACAGTTGTCCACAAACCACCAGTAATCCTTTCTCCAACACACAAGGAACAGTTTGCTGATAAAG GCCAGGGGATCCAGCTGAACTGTTCAGGTTCATGTGGGACAAACGTGAGAGAATATTGCAAAGCTAACTGGCTGATTGATGGGAAGCCGATCACTCAGACTGATGGATACAACCTCACCACCAAGAT AGAGAACCCCACAGGAAGTACAGCTGGCATCGCAATCCTGACCATCAAAGACGTTTCTGCTAAAGATTTCCAGTCTGAATTTACGTGTATTGTTGAAGGACTCTACAACTTCGTGAATTCAACTTTAACTCTGAAGCAGAGAG AGTCAATAACACCTCTCATCATCGGAGGACTGTGTGTGATGTTATTCTGTGTGTTAGCTGCCGTACTGGTGAAGTACTTTGCCATCGACCTCGCTCTTTTCTTCAGACCTTACTTGCCAATCAGCCGAAACAATAAAG ATGGGAGAATGTTCGATGCCTATGTGATTTACGAAATGCAGAACATGGACAAAGCCACTGAGGACAAACTGTGTCTCTTTGTCACAAAGAATCTGCCCGCCGTCCTTGAGGAAAAGTGTGGATATCGACTTTTTATCCATGGGAGGGACGACATACCTGGAGAAG ACCGTCTGGAGCTGGTGGAGGATCGTATGAGGCAGAGCAGAAGGCTGATGGTCATACTAACGCCGGGTCCAGAATCAGAGTCCAGTCCAGCTTTACCAGAGAACTCAGTGATTGGAGGGTTTGACTGGCAG GTGGGGCTCCATCACGCTCTGGTCCAGAGGGAGATGAGCGTGATTCTGATCCAGCTCGGGGATACGGGTTCCCAGGGATACTCACATCTTCCTCCTGGTCTGCAGCATCTCATCCAGAAGAGCGCCCCCCTCAAGTGGCTGGAGGACTTACGTGGTGCTTCGGCGTATAACTCCCGCTTCTGGAAGAGAGTGAGATATCTGATGCCTGCAACACCCGCAAAAAAATACTTTCCATCTGCCATTATCTAA
- the il1rl1 gene encoding interleukin-1 receptor-like 1 isoform X1 — MTKKMASFPLFLFVFMMINMSGCAGTAKPQCRNFYEDVPFHRPVGEAFFFLPYLLYPSTIIPDENITWYKNNSEEISNNEEERVHYHGGRLFFLNLKTEDSGFYVARHNKPLGKCNNYHFNLTVFNTSRTDNKVLFISAGGSGQNIKVPCPEVAKETCQIFKGKLIWEKDSKPVQDQHGDHLWVENAYESNKSIYTCICTWEHNKKEYITTGSRRLEAEATVVHKPPVILSPTHKEQFADKGQGIQLNCSGSCGTNVREYCKANWLIDGKPITQTDGYNLTTKIENPTGSTAGIAILTIKDVSAKDFQSEFTCIVEGLYNFVNSTLTLKQRESITPLIIGGLCVMLFCVLAAVLVKYFAIDLALFFRPYLPISRNNKDGRMFDAYVIYEMQNMDKATEDKLCLFVTKNLPAVLEEKCGYRLFIHGRDDIPGEDRLELVEDRMRQSRRLMVILTPGPESESSPALPENSVIGGFDWQVGLHHALVQREMSVILIQLGDTGSQGYSHLPPGLQHLIQKSAPLKWLEDLRGASAYNSRFWKRVRYLMPATPAKKYFPSAII; from the exons AAAAATGGCTTCTTTTCCACTCTTCCTCTTCGTCTTCATGATGATAAACATGTCTGGATGTGCAG GGACAGCCAAGCCTCAGTGTAGGAACTTTTATGAGGATGTACCGTTCCATCGACCTGTAggtgaagcattttttttcctacCTTACCTTCTATATCCTAGCACTATTATCCCAGATGAAAATATCACATGGTACAAAAACAACTCAGAGGAAATCTCCAACAATGAGGAAGAGAGGGTGCACTACCATGGAGGGAGGCTCTTTTTCTTAAACCTTAAAACTGAGGACTCAGGCTTTTATGTTGCACG GCATAATAAACCAttaggaaagtgcaacaattaCCATTTTAATCTGACGGTCTTCAACACAAGCCGCACCGACAATAAAGTTCTCTTTATATCAGCTGGAGGATCTGGACAAAATATAAAGGTCCCCTGTCCAGAGGTCGCCAAAGAGACATGTCAAATATTCAAAGGAAAACTCATCTGGGAGAAG GACTCCAAACCTGTCCAAGATCAACACGGGGATCACCTGTGGGTTGAAAATGCGTATGAAAGTAACAAAAGCATCTACACCTGTATTTGCACCTGGGAACACAACAAGAAGGAGTACATAACCACTGGCTCCAGGAGGCTAGAAGCTGAAG CCACAGTTGTCCACAAACCACCAGTAATCCTTTCTCCAACACACAAGGAACAGTTTGCTGATAAAG GCCAGGGGATCCAGCTGAACTGTTCAGGTTCATGTGGGACAAACGTGAGAGAATATTGCAAAGCTAACTGGCTGATTGATGGGAAGCCGATCACTCAGACTGATGGATACAACCTCACCACCAAGAT AGAGAACCCCACAGGAAGTACAGCTGGCATCGCAATCCTGACCATCAAAGACGTTTCTGCTAAAGATTTCCAGTCTGAATTTACGTGTATTGTTGAAGGACTCTACAACTTCGTGAATTCAACTTTAACTCTGAAGCAGAGAG AGTCAATAACACCTCTCATCATCGGAGGACTGTGTGTGATGTTATTCTGTGTGTTAGCTGCCGTACTGGTGAAGTACTTTGCCATCGACCTCGCTCTTTTCTTCAGACCTTACTTGCCAATCAGCCGAAACAATAAAG ATGGGAGAATGTTCGATGCCTATGTGATTTACGAAATGCAGAACATGGACAAAGCCACTGAGGACAAACTGTGTCTCTTTGTCACAAAGAATCTGCCCGCCGTCCTTGAGGAAAAGTGTGGATATCGACTTTTTATCCATGGGAGGGACGACATACCTGGAGAAG ACCGTCTGGAGCTGGTGGAGGATCGTATGAGGCAGAGCAGAAGGCTGATGGTCATACTAACGCCGGGTCCAGAATCAGAGTCCAGTCCAGCTTTACCAGAGAACTCAGTGATTGGAGGGTTTGACTGGCAG GTGGGGCTCCATCACGCTCTGGTCCAGAGGGAGATGAGCGTGATTCTGATCCAGCTCGGGGATACGGGTTCCCAGGGATACTCACATCTTCCTCCTGGTCTGCAGCATCTCATCCAGAAGAGCGCCCCCCTCAAGTGGCTGGAGGACTTACGTGGTGCTTCGGCGTATAACTCCCGCTTCTGGAAGAGAGTGAGATATCTGATGCCTGCAACACCCGCAAAAAAATACTTTCCATCTGCCATTATCTAA
- the il1rl1 gene encoding interleukin-1 receptor-like 1 isoform X3 has translation MKASIIRVYNDKKNGFFSTLPLRLHDDKHVWMCSTIIPDENITWYKNNSEEISNNEEERVHYHGGRLFFLNLKTEDSGFYVARHNKPLGKCNNYHFNLTVFNTSRTDNKVLFISAGGSGQNIKVPCPEVAKETCQIFKGKLIWEKDSKPVQDQHGDHLWVENAYESNKSIYTCICTWEHNKKEYITTGSRRLEAEATVVHKPPVILSPTHKEQFADKGQGIQLNCSGSCGTNVREYCKANWLIDGKPITQTDGYNLTTKIENPTGSTAGIAILTIKDVSAKDFQSEFTCIVEGLYNFVNSTLTLKQRESITPLIIGGLCVMLFCVLAAVLVKYFAIDLALFFRPYLPISRNNKDGRMFDAYVIYEMQNMDKATEDKLCLFVTKNLPAVLEEKCGYRLFIHGRDDIPGEDRLELVEDRMRQSRRLMVILTPGPESESSPALPENSVIGGFDWQVGLHHALVQREMSVILIQLGDTGSQGYSHLPPGLQHLIQKSAPLKWLEDLRGASAYNSRFWKRVRYLMPATPAKKYFPSAII, from the exons AAAAATGGCTTCTTTTCCACTCTTCCTCTTCGTCTTCATGATGATAAACATGTCTGGATGTGCAG CACTATTATCCCAGATGAAAATATCACATGGTACAAAAACAACTCAGAGGAAATCTCCAACAATGAGGAAGAGAGGGTGCACTACCATGGAGGGAGGCTCTTTTTCTTAAACCTTAAAACTGAGGACTCAGGCTTTTATGTTGCACG GCATAATAAACCAttaggaaagtgcaacaattaCCATTTTAATCTGACGGTCTTCAACACAAGCCGCACCGACAATAAAGTTCTCTTTATATCAGCTGGAGGATCTGGACAAAATATAAAGGTCCCCTGTCCAGAGGTCGCCAAAGAGACATGTCAAATATTCAAAGGAAAACTCATCTGGGAGAAG GACTCCAAACCTGTCCAAGATCAACACGGGGATCACCTGTGGGTTGAAAATGCGTATGAAAGTAACAAAAGCATCTACACCTGTATTTGCACCTGGGAACACAACAAGAAGGAGTACATAACCACTGGCTCCAGGAGGCTAGAAGCTGAAG CCACAGTTGTCCACAAACCACCAGTAATCCTTTCTCCAACACACAAGGAACAGTTTGCTGATAAAG GCCAGGGGATCCAGCTGAACTGTTCAGGTTCATGTGGGACAAACGTGAGAGAATATTGCAAAGCTAACTGGCTGATTGATGGGAAGCCGATCACTCAGACTGATGGATACAACCTCACCACCAAGAT AGAGAACCCCACAGGAAGTACAGCTGGCATCGCAATCCTGACCATCAAAGACGTTTCTGCTAAAGATTTCCAGTCTGAATTTACGTGTATTGTTGAAGGACTCTACAACTTCGTGAATTCAACTTTAACTCTGAAGCAGAGAG AGTCAATAACACCTCTCATCATCGGAGGACTGTGTGTGATGTTATTCTGTGTGTTAGCTGCCGTACTGGTGAAGTACTTTGCCATCGACCTCGCTCTTTTCTTCAGACCTTACTTGCCAATCAGCCGAAACAATAAAG ATGGGAGAATGTTCGATGCCTATGTGATTTACGAAATGCAGAACATGGACAAAGCCACTGAGGACAAACTGTGTCTCTTTGTCACAAAGAATCTGCCCGCCGTCCTTGAGGAAAAGTGTGGATATCGACTTTTTATCCATGGGAGGGACGACATACCTGGAGAAG ACCGTCTGGAGCTGGTGGAGGATCGTATGAGGCAGAGCAGAAGGCTGATGGTCATACTAACGCCGGGTCCAGAATCAGAGTCCAGTCCAGCTTTACCAGAGAACTCAGTGATTGGAGGGTTTGACTGGCAG GTGGGGCTCCATCACGCTCTGGTCCAGAGGGAGATGAGCGTGATTCTGATCCAGCTCGGGGATACGGGTTCCCAGGGATACTCACATCTTCCTCCTGGTCTGCAGCATCTCATCCAGAAGAGCGCCCCCCTCAAGTGGCTGGAGGACTTACGTGGTGCTTCGGCGTATAACTCCCGCTTCTGGAAGAGAGTGAGATATCTGATGCCTGCAACACCCGCAAAAAAATACTTTCCATCTGCCATTATCTAA